The sequence below is a genomic window from Streptomyces sp. NBC_00582.
TCGTTCATGGACGCCAGTTGTTCCGCCCGCCAGCACCCGTCGGTCGCCCCGACACCGTCGAAGATGTCCTGCCACTTGGTCGGATCACGGAGGTCCAGCGCCCACTGGTCGGCCAGTTGTTTCCTCGTCTCCTGCGCGGCCGCCAGTGCCGCCGCGTCGGCGGCTGTCTGGGCGCCGTTGCGGTTCACCGCCGCCTGGCCGACCGCGAAGTACGCGAACGCGAGAAAGAGCAGGCCCGCCACCACCGTGATGTAGATGGGGAAAGCCTGCCCCGAATCGCCGCGCCCCCGCGCTCGGATCAGGGGGCCACCTTGCCGATCTGGGTGGTGAGCTTGTCCACGATCGTCTGGCCCAGATTCGTGTTCGCGATCAACACCACGATCGCCACCACCACCGCGATGATCCCCAGATACTCGACCGCGGTCTGCCCCCTGTCGTCGGCGGTGCGGCGCCGTACCGCCTCCGTCACCCGGACCATGGCCGCGACGACGGTCTTCAGCAGCAGGTCGCTCATGGCGTTCCTCTCGGTTTGAGGCATTGGCAGGAGGAACGTAGGGCGCGCGGGGTGTCCCGGACGAGGGTCCCAGGGCCCAATTTCCCAGCCACTTGGCCGCCGCCTCGGCGCGGCTGCTGCTGTGCAGCTTGGCGAAGATGCGGTTGATGTGATTCTTGACCGTCTTCTCGCTGATGAAGCATGCGGCGGCGATCTGCTGGTTGTTCATGCCCGACGCGATGAGGTCCATGATCTCCGCCTCCCTCGCGCTGAGCTGGAACCCCGCCCGGTGACCCGACGGATCCGACTGTCCCACAGACGGTTGCAGTCGCGAAAGCTGTTCGGGGAAAGTCAGCGGAAGTAAGGGACTTAAGGGCACACTCCCGTGTGCATTCGCACTCCTCACCGCTTCCTTCAGCTCCTCCACCGTGAACTCCCCGTGTACCAGATAGCCGCTCGCCCCGCCCCGCAGCGCCGCCCGGACCGTTTCCGGGTCGTGGCTGTACGTCAGCATCAGGACCGTGGTGATCCGGGCCAGGTGGGGCAGGGCGGTGAGGCCGTCGACACCGGGCATGCGGACGTCGAGGAGGACCACGTCGGGGCGGTGCCGCAGGGCGGCCTCGCAGGCCTCGTGGCCGTCCGCCGCCTCCGCCACGACCGTGAAGTCCGGGCAGCTCGACAGGAGCGCGGTGAGTCCCGCGCGGACCACCGGGTTGTCGTCGGCCACCACTACACGTACGGCGGACCGGTCCGGCATGGTGACTCCTCTCGGAAGGTCAGGGCGGCCAGGGGGAGTTCCAGGCGGACCTCGGTGCCGGGGGTGCGGTCGTCGCGGGGCGCGACGCGCAGTCGGGCGCCCACGCAGGCGGCCCGTTCCGCCATGCCGACCAGGCCGAAGTGGCCGGTGCGGCGGAGGTGTTCGAGGGTGGTGCCGGGCGGCAGGCCGCGGCCGTCGTCGTGGACGGTGAGGGTGAGGAGGTCGTCCTGGACGCCCGCGCGGACCTCGACCGCCGTGGGGGCCGCGTGACGGTGGGCGTTCTCCATGGCCTCGGTGGTGATGGTGAGGAGCTGACGGGCCACCATCGGGGGCACGGGGAGGGTCGTACGGTCGCCGGTGGGGCGGTAGGTGACCCGAAGCCCGGTGCGTTCGGCGAAGTCGTCGGCGCGGGCCGCCAGTTGGGGCAGCACGTCCACGCCGCCGACGGGATCCGGCTCGCGGCGCAGGTCGGTGAGGAGGTCGCGGGACTCGGTGGCCGCCCTGCGGGCCGACCGGGCGACCAGTTCCGCCTGTCGTCGCACCTGCGCGGGGTCCGTCGAGGACGCCAGGGCCTCCGCCGCGAGGGCGACGCCGTGCAGGGTCTTGGCCAGGGAGTCGTGCATCTCGCGGGCGAGGCGGGCCCGTTCGGCGGTCACCGCCTCGGCGGCGGCGAGCCGGGCGCGTACGGCGGTCAGGGCCTGGGTGGCCGCGCCGAAACGGAGCAGCAGGCCGCGCAGGGTGGAGCCGACCGCTCCGGTGATGACGCAGAAGCCGGGGAGGACGAGGCGTTCGGCGAGGGTCGTGTCGGAGGTGTGGCCGACCGTGGCCTGCACCAGCAGCAGGATCAGCGACTGGAGCGAGGCGAAGCAGGCGGCACCGCGCCAGCCGTAGACGACGCCGGCGAGGAGGGGGGTGCAGACGCTGACGTAGGCGAGGGTGGTGTCCGGGCCGGCGGAGATGAGCAGGAGGGTGCCGAAGGCGGTGTCCGCGGCCAGCAGGGTGGGGTGGCGCAGGA
It includes:
- a CDS encoding Flp family type IVb pilin, which encodes MSDLLLKTVVAAMVRVTEAVRRRTADDRGQTAVEYLGIIAVVVAIVVLIANTNLGQTIVDKLTTQIGKVAP
- a CDS encoding pilus assembly protein TadG-related protein is translated as MIRARGRGDSGQAFPIYITVVAGLLFLAFAYFAVGQAAVNRNGAQTAADAAALAAAQETRKQLADQWALDLRDPTKWQDIFDGVGATDGCWRAEQLASMNDAGDVRCSPAGLLGYHVTVQTNKGMGDSVLPITSTRRAHASATAVIEPLCTFELPGEDAEDDVLPTLKCDDVDWELDPDDPTDLPGPEDLFDVHLATG
- a CDS encoding sensor histidine kinase, which produces MTETAGTVRTGEESVGLQVNAVQSLCRQVFGFRLAMIALAAPSALLHASPGLGVRLVGAAVVVTFMGSYVLFRDWERFGPLLLRHPTLLAADTAFGTLLLISAGPDTTLAYVSVCTPLLAGVVYGWRGAACFASLQSLILLLVQATVGHTSDTTLAERLVLPGFCVITGAVGSTLRGLLLRFGAATQALTAVRARLAAAEAVTAERARLAREMHDSLAKTLHGVALAAEALASSTDPAQVRRQAELVARSARRAATESRDLLTDLRREPDPVGGVDVLPQLAARADDFAERTGLRVTYRPTGDRTTLPVPPMVARQLLTITTEAMENAHRHAAPTAVEVRAGVQDDLLTLTVHDDGRGLPPGTTLEHLRRTGHFGLVGMAERAACVGARLRVAPRDDRTPGTEVRLELPLAALTFREESPCRTGPPYV